A stretch of Fusarium poae strain DAOMC 252244 chromosome 2, whole genome shotgun sequence DNA encodes these proteins:
- a CDS encoding hypothetical protein (BUSCO:23727at5125), producing MPSYFYHIKFELYPIPNPLTASSETTDLIWLPLPESSVFDDFPSHPRPDRQTAYRIPNTPDSPSYRPANHASPYVTVEQNSSTSSLGIIDCGTAAGPPVKEDERRIEIVSERQWLERANSFPPPNSSAAIHPQNAVRDWRFGRVSLETVDLRTGHTMASEGSRNAPSAAPSLGPMFGGAGTATKADLLPLETKNTELGWGVVHFYRESDETPSLIEADGQENGTGDLKNNDCTTLCIPAVPAYMSPGDLMGFVGEKWRGDISHCRMVMTSRMNRYLVLLKFRDNTRAKQWRREFDGKVFNTMEPQICHVVFVKSITFETPTRRKSNAALSPLSSSAGMSSSLRPFPPPTPNLVELPTCPVCLERMDETNGLMTIPCSHVFHCTCLQNWKGAGCPVCRFTNTSPDANPDPSNPHTQPFGSGASNICTICSCTDDLWICLICGYVGCGRYKGGHAKDHWKETAHCFALELETQHVWDYAGDMWVHRLIRAKGDGKVVELPSRSRSIGHPEEEDVVPRAKLESIGLEYTHLVTSQLESQRVYYEELIRKTVDKASKASTTAETAAAQASQAMEKLALLDEKYTTLSQETIPELEKQLERERNKASKSEVLARNLGKSLQEEKRLNEGLMKRIEHLNKDHEAIAMELEKVKAENADLQEMNRDLSMFISGQEKLKEMENEGKIEEGELEGGSVSVPEKKSRRRGKR from the exons ATGCCTTCTTATTTTTATCACATCAAATTTGAGCTGTATCCCATACCTAATCCATTAACTGCTTCGTCAGAGACCACAGACCTTATCTGGCTACCGCTGCCCGAATCGAGCGTTTTCGACGACTTTCCCTCCCACCCGAGACCAGATCGACAGACAGCCTACAGAATACCAAATACCCCCGATTCTCCTTCATACCGCCCTGCGAACCACGCATCTCCATACGTAACTGTAGAGCAAAACTCGTCCACTTCGAGCCTCGGTATAATCGACTGTGGCACAGCAGCAGGACCGCCTGTCAAGGAAGACGAACGAAGAATTGAAATTGTGTCGGAGAGACAGTGGCTCGAGAGAGCCAATAGCTTCCCACCACCAAACTCGAGCGCCGCAATACACCCGCAAAACGCAGTTAGAGACTGGAGGTTTGGTCGCGTCAGTCTCGAAACAGTCGATTTACGAACCGGACACACAATGGCTAGCGAGGGGAGTCGAAACGCTCCATCGGCGGCACCTTCTCTAGGGCCTATGTTTGGAGGGGCTGGTACAGCGACCAAGGCAGATCTCCTTCCACTTGAAACAAAGAATACCGAACTCGGATGGGGTGTCGTACACTTTTACCGAGAGAGCGATGAGACGCCGAGTCTCATCGAAGCGGATGGCCAGGAGAACGGAACTGGAGACTTGAAAAATAACGACTGTACAACGCTTTGCATACCGGCAGTCCCTGCATACATGTCCCCAGGCGATCTTATGGGATTTGTGGGAGAAAAATGGAGAGGTGATATCAGCCATTGCCGCATGGTTATGACCTCGCGAATGAACAGGTACCTTGTACTTCTTAAGTTTCGAGATAATACCCGAGCGAAGCAATGGCGTCGGGAGTTTGACGGCAAAGTTTTCAACACTATGGAG CCTCAGATATGTCATGTAGTGTTTGTCAAAAGCATAACGTTTGAAACCCCGACGCGAAGAAAATCTAACGCCGCTCTCTCACCTCTTTCCTCTTCAGCAGGAATGTCGAGTAGCCTCCGGCCGTTTCCTCCCCCGACACCGAATCTTGTAGAACTGCCTACATGCCCTGTATGCCTGGAGCGTATGGACGAGACAAACGGATTAATGACTATTCCATGCTCTCATGTGTTTCATTGCACATGCCTTCAGAATTGGAAAGGAGCTGGGTGTCCCGTCTGTAGATTTACGAACACGTCACCTGATGCGAACCCGGATCCCTCGAATCCTCATACACAGCCGTTTGGATCCGGAGCCTCGAATATTTGCACCATCTGTAGCTGCACAGATGACTTATGGATTTGTTTGATATGCGGCTACGTAGGCTGTGGCCGTTACAAAGGTGGCCACGCAAAAGACCACTGGAAAGAGACGGCACATTGCTTTGCTCTCGAGCTGGAAACACAGCATGTCTGGGATTACGCCGGTGATATGTGGGTGCACCGGCTTATACGAGCCAAAGGTGATGGCAAAGTGGTGGAGCTTCCTTCAAGAAGTAGATCAATTGGTCAcccagaagaagaggatgtcGTACCTCGGGCAAAGCTCGAAAGTATCGGTCTGGAGTATACGCATCTGGTCACAAGCCAACTTGAATCGCAGCGGGTATACTACGAAGAATTGATTCGCAAGACCGTTGACAAAGCCTCGAAAGCATCCACGACTGCTGAGACTGCTGCCGCCCAGGCATCCCAGGCCATGGAGAAGTTAGCGTTATTAGACGAGAAGTATACGACTCTTAGTCAAGAAACGATTCCCGAGCTGGAGAAGCAACTTGAAAGAGAGCGCAACAAGGCAAGCAAGAGCGAAGTATTGGCACGCAACCTCGGAAAATCTCTCCAGGAAGAGAAACGACTGAATGAGGGATTGATGAAGCGAATTGAACATCTCAATAAAGATCACGAAGCAATAGCTATGGAGCTGGAGAAGGTCAAAGCGGAAAACGCAGATCTGCAGGAGATGAACCGGGATTTGAGTATGTTTATCTCTGGGCAGGAGAAACTGAAAGAAATGGAGAATGAAGGCAAGATTGAAGAGGGCGAGCTTGAGGGAGGTAGTGTGAGTGTACCGGAGAAGAAAAGCAGACGGCGAGGAAAGCGATGA
- a CDS encoding hypothetical protein (TransMembrane:3 (o450-474i495-518o538-559i)) gives MSKQAGTKDAAAPQSATNPTPQKELYPMVNWKYDMFLYTVGNIVDMFFREVVPRGAWRVPQTGPVLFVAAPHANQFVDAIILQRTLRNEAKRRASLLIAQKSVHGFIGWGSRQVGSVPVGRAQDAAKPATGTIYLPDPINDPTLIRGVGTKFGQGEGEVQGMLFLPSIKGQSGASVDISQIIGPEEIRVKRPFKGKLALSQLTGRDDIDSDGNFTNKDVRGPAPGFQGTKFKMAPHIDQTKVYEAVFSRLCNGGCVGIFPEGGSHDRTELLPLKAGVAIMALGTLAQDPDCGLKIVPVGMNYFHAHKFRSRAVVEFGAPFEIPRHLVELYCNNQRREAIGQVLDTVYQALNSVTVSAPDYDTLMVIQAARRLYNPTGKKLPLPVVIELNRRLCMGYERYKNDERITSLTAAVKEYNSQLRYLNLKDHQVQYAKMNMLKVIFLFIYRSIKLLLLFICTLPGLILFAPVFVATRIISRQKAKTALAGSTVKIRGRDVMATWKILVAIGLAPTLYHIYSAIVTFKVWQDRLWGYVPESVPLWVIYFAMWPFMVGITFASLRFGEVGVDIFKSLRPLLLCLTPTSNYNIHRFRIRRAELSAQVTDVINTLGPEMFDDFEKARLVPDLYKAEGGAATSPKAHRRRDSDQSSTGLEPETPPALSRRSTTQSSRALPRNDSFSNIGHVGIFSTRPPSRARSRSRSSSSGGGFGSGGFPLSGFTTLDSSGGFDEATRKIREAMKHRRHKTDQERTDGDEEDDDSEEEGYDEARKKNA, from the exons ATGTCTAAACAAGCCGGCACCAAGGATGCGGCAGCGCCGCAGTCCGCGACGAACCCGACCCCGCAGAAGGAGCTATATCCTATGGTGAACTGGAAGTACGACATGTTTCTCTACACCGTCGGTAACATTGTTGATATGTTCTTCCGAGAGGTTGTACCTCGAGGTGCCTGGCGCGTCCCCCAGACAGGTCCCGTCTTGTTCGTTGCTGCACCGCATGCCAACCAG TTCGTCGATGCTATCATTCTTCAGCGAACATTGCGAAACGAGGCTAAACGACGAGCATCTCTTCTTATCGCCCAAAAGTCGGTCCACGGATTTATAGGTTGGGGTTCACGACAAGTTGGCTCAGTCCCCGTCGGTCGCGCCCAAGACGCTGCCAAGCCAGCAACCGGAACCATTTACCTCCCCGATCCTATCAACGACCCAACTCTAATTCGAGGTGTTGGCACCAAATTCGGACAGGGTGAAGGTGAAGTTCAGGGCATGCTTTTCTTGCCTTCTATCAAGGGTCAGAGCGGTGCCAGTGTCGATATCTCCCAGATCATCGGTCCGGAAGAGATCCGTGTCAAGCGGCCTTTTAAGGGCAAGCTCGCTTTATCACAGCTGACAGGCCGTGACGATATTGATAGCGATGGTAACTTCACCAACAAAGATGTGAGGGGACCTGCCCCTGGCTTCCAGGGTACCAAGTTCAAGATGGCACCTCATATCGACCAGACCAAGGTTTATGAGGCTGTCTTCTCTCGTCTGTGCAACGGTGGCTGCGTTGGTATTTTCCCTGAGGGTGGTAGCCACGATCGCACCGAACTCCTACCTCTCAAGGCTGGTGTTGCAATCATGGCTCTGGGAACTTTGGCTCAAGACCCTGACTGCGGTCTCAAAATTGTCCCTGTTGGTATGAACTACTTCCATGCTCACAAGTTCCGCTCACGCGCCGTTGTTGAGTTTGGTGCCCCCTTTGAGATCCCCCGTCATCTCGTCGAACTTTACTGTAACAATCAGCGTCGTGAAGCCATTGGCCAAGTCCTGGATACAGTCTACCAGGCTCTCAACTCCGTCACTGTTTCCGCTCCTGATTATGACACTCTCATGGTGATCCAGGCCGCTCGACGACTTTACAATCCGACAGGCAAGAAGCTTCCGCTCCCAGTAGTGATTGAGCTGAATCGAAGATTGTGCATGGGTTATGAGAGATACAAGAACGACGAGCGTATCACATCCTTGACTGCTGCAGTGAAGGAATATAACTCGCAACTGCGATACCTCAACTTGAAGGACCATCAAGTACAGTATGCCAAGATGAACATGCTCAAGGTcatttttctctttatttacCGATCGATcaagcttctcctcctctttaTCTGCACCTTACCGGGTCTGATCCTCTTTGCACCTGTCTTTGTCGCAACCAGAATTATCAGTCGGCAAAAGGCCAAGACGGCTCTGGCTGGTTCAACTGTCAAGATTCGTGGCCGTGATGTTATGGCGACGTGGAAGATTCTTGTAGCAATTGGTCTTGCGCCAACGCTGTACCACATCTACTCTGCAATTGTCACTTTCAAGGTTTGGCAGGATCGTCTATGGGGTTATGTCCCGGAGAGCGTACCGCTGTGGGTTATCTATTTCGCCATGTGGCCATTTATGGTTGGTATCACATTTGCGTCTCTGCGCTTCGGCGAGGTTGGTGTCGACATCTTTAAGTCTCTCAGGCCACTTCTGCTCTGCTTGACACCGACCTCGAACTACAACATCCACAGGTTTCGAATACGACGAGCGGAGCTGAGCGCTCAGGTAACGGACGTGATTAATACCCTTGGACCCGAGATGTTTGATGACTTTGAGAAAGCTCGGCTTGTACCCGACCTGTACAAGGCCGAGGGCGGCGCTGCGACATCTCCCAAGGCGCATCGACGACGAGATAGCGACCAATCCAGTACTGGCCTCGAGCCCGAGACACCACCAGCACTATCGCGACGAAGCACAACACAGTCCAGCCGAGCGCTTCCGCGCAACGACTCGTTCAGCAACATTGGCCATGTGGGTATCTTCTCTACACGACCACCGTCCAGAGCCCGCAGTAGGTCGCGATCAAGCAGCAGTGGAGGCGGATTTGGATCTGGTGGGTTCCCTCTTAGTGGATTCACCACCCTTGACTCGAGTGGCGGATTTGATGAAGCGACTCGCAAGATTCGAGAGGCAATGAAGCATCGTCGACACAAGACAGACCAGGAGAGGACAGATggggatgaagaggatgatgatagTGAAGAGGAGGGATATGATGAGGCCAGGAAGAAGAACGCGTAA